From the genome of Brevinema andersonii, one region includes:
- the murI gene encoding glutamate racemase has translation MAFTGIFDSGLGGLTILKALQEQFPNEEFVYLADNKNLPYGNKSCSQIQDFALKNARFLTSLGECKGLIIACNTASISAHSLLTKLHKIPIIEMVDPTIKELFEETGMPTKVGILATSFTTSSEAYKQKIQKRSPGTKVHQIASPHLVPLIEAGDEKQLQSCLVQYFSMFRDNIEVVILGCTHYSLIKSLIQQLYPRITLIDSPKAVIKEFNHNIAISSNSFPRTTFFCTEHNTLWQTLSDNILGISCSWNVTKI, from the coding sequence ATGGCATTTACAGGTATTTTTGATTCAGGTCTTGGTGGTCTGACTATCCTCAAAGCCTTGCAAGAACAGTTTCCAAACGAAGAATTTGTCTATTTGGCAGATAATAAAAATCTCCCTTACGGAAATAAATCATGCAGTCAAATTCAAGATTTTGCCTTAAAAAACGCCCGCTTCCTTACCAGCCTCGGCGAATGTAAAGGTTTGATTATCGCATGTAACACCGCTAGCATCTCAGCCCACAGCCTGTTGACAAAATTACATAAAATACCTATAATAGAAATGGTAGATCCGACAATTAAGGAGTTATTTGAGGAGACAGGTATGCCCACTAAAGTAGGAATTCTAGCCACTTCCTTTACCACTTCTTCAGAAGCTTACAAACAAAAAATACAAAAGCGAAGTCCAGGAACCAAAGTTCATCAAATTGCTTCACCTCATTTGGTTCCGCTGATCGAAGCAGGTGATGAAAAACAACTACAATCATGTTTAGTACAATATTTTTCGATGTTTAGAGACAACATAGAAGTTGTAATTTTGGGCTGCACGCATTACAGTTTAATAAAATCTCTCATTCAACAACTATATCCGAGAATCACACTCATCGATTCACCGAAAGCGGTAATAAAAGAATTTAATCATAATATTGCTATATCGTCTAACAGCTTCCCTAGAACTACTTTTTTTTGTACAGAGCATAACACTTTATGGCAGACATTATCAGATAATATCCTAGGTATTTCTTGTTCATGGAATGTCACAAAAATTTAG
- a CDS encoding PTS lactose/cellobiose transporter subunit IIA, giving the protein MTEEKYEEMVMGLVGFAGEGRSLALEALKCLRTNDFKQADELLNQARQALLEAHHIQTDLIQAEINGEAMPTTLLMIHAQDHLMIAMLACDLIEEMIAIRKTNP; this is encoded by the coding sequence ATGACGGAAGAAAAATATGAAGAAATGGTGATGGGACTAGTTGGTTTTGCAGGGGAAGGACGCAGCTTAGCATTGGAAGCTCTGAAATGTTTAAGAACAAATGACTTTAAACAAGCGGATGAATTGTTAAATCAAGCAAGGCAAGCGTTGTTAGAAGCACACCATATCCAAACGGATTTGATTCAAGCAGAAATAAATGGTGAAGCAATGCCTACAACGTTGCTGATGATTCACGCGCAAGATCATTTAATGATAGCAATGCTGGCTTGCGATCTAATTGAAGAAATGATCGCTATAAGAAAGACAAATCCATAA
- a CDS encoding HPr family phosphocarrier protein codes for MISEKITIVNNTGLHTRPGNELIKLIKSFPGISVQIEKGEKKINASSLLQVMSLGIKKDDVITITVTGVDESNENQVMNSLKEFFATLKD; via the coding sequence ATGATTTCTGAGAAAATCACTATTGTTAATAATACAGGATTACATACCCGACCGGGAAATGAATTGATAAAACTGATTAAAAGTTTTCCTGGAATATCGGTTCAAATTGAAAAAGGCGAGAAAAAAATTAATGCTTCCTCTTTGCTACAGGTGATGTCTCTCGGAATCAAAAAAGATGATGTCATTACAATAACAGTCACAGGAGTTGATGAGTCGAATGAAAACCAAGTGATGAATTCGTTAAAAGAATTTTTTGCAACTCTTAAAGATTAA
- the ptsP gene encoding phosphoenolpyruvate--protein phosphotransferase: MSIEIKGTPACPGIVEGEVFIFSEPEIVLNQKPIAESQVENEINLFLEGRKKAKNQLETIKTITLKNIGPEEAEIFDGHIEILMDEGMEEEVKLLIKSDLMAADFAAQKVADQYIAMFQNMDDEYMSARAADMKDIFRRLIANILDIHIPSLIEIDAPVIVVAFDLTPSDTAQMDKTKVLGFITAEGGPTSHVAIMSRTLMIPAVVGAKGILEKTNNGDSMILDAQSGIAIIDPTQGEVEKYQAKAGEFAEEIRRLRALKELPAVTKDGFEMILAANVGTDIDALPALEQGAQGVGLYRTEFLYMDRSNWPTEEEQTIAYSNVVRAFDGQLVVIRTLDIGGDKSLDYFKFPHELNPFLGWRALRICLDKKDIFKTQLRAILQASALGPIGIMYPMVISVSEVEQANALLQECKNELAMEGIPFGDDIQQGVMIETPAAAMIAGELAEIVDFFSFGTNDLTQYTLAVDRGNPHITELYDSFHPAVLRLMAEATQDALAKNAWVGVCGELGGDPLASLFFLGIGVKELSMSAINIPKVKEIIRNTTMVEAREIAQKVLSLGNGSEIREYLKKVINQK, translated from the coding sequence ATGAGTATAGAAATTAAAGGTACACCGGCATGTCCTGGCATTGTAGAAGGGGAAGTTTTTATTTTTTCAGAACCTGAAATTGTCTTGAATCAAAAGCCTATTGCAGAATCTCAAGTAGAAAATGAAATTAATTTGTTTTTGGAAGGTCGCAAAAAGGCAAAAAATCAGCTTGAAACAATTAAAACAATTACTTTAAAAAATATTGGCCCGGAAGAAGCAGAAATTTTTGATGGGCATATAGAAATCCTCATGGATGAAGGCATGGAAGAAGAGGTAAAACTTTTAATAAAAAGTGATCTGATGGCTGCCGATTTTGCAGCACAAAAAGTTGCTGATCAGTATATAGCAATGTTCCAAAATATGGATGACGAATATATGAGCGCCAGAGCTGCCGATATGAAAGATATTTTCCGGAGACTTATTGCTAATATTTTGGATATTCATATTCCCTCACTAATTGAAATTGATGCTCCTGTTATTGTTGTGGCGTTTGATTTAACACCTTCGGATACAGCCCAAATGGATAAGACAAAAGTTTTAGGGTTTATTACGGCTGAGGGAGGACCGACATCGCATGTGGCTATTATGTCACGAACATTGATGATTCCAGCGGTTGTAGGTGCAAAAGGTATTTTAGAAAAAACTAATAACGGTGATTCTATGATTCTAGATGCTCAATCGGGAATAGCAATTATTGATCCCACACAGGGTGAAGTTGAAAAATATCAGGCAAAAGCCGGAGAATTTGCGGAAGAAATTCGAAGACTCCGTGCATTAAAGGAACTTCCTGCAGTTACAAAGGATGGATTTGAAATGATATTAGCTGCTAATGTCGGTACAGATATTGATGCATTGCCAGCGCTTGAACAAGGAGCTCAGGGGGTTGGGCTCTATCGTACAGAATTTTTATACATGGACCGTTCTAATTGGCCTACTGAAGAAGAACAGACCATTGCATATTCCAATGTTGTGAGAGCTTTTGATGGGCAGTTGGTTGTGATCCGCACGCTGGATATCGGAGGCGATAAAAGTCTTGATTATTTCAAGTTTCCTCATGAATTGAATCCTTTTTTAGGGTGGAGAGCATTACGTATTTGTTTGGATAAGAAGGATATTTTTAAGACTCAGTTGCGTGCCATATTGCAAGCATCAGCACTGGGGCCTATTGGCATTATGTATCCTATGGTGATTTCGGTGAGCGAAGTCGAACAAGCTAATGCTCTGCTTCAGGAGTGTAAAAATGAACTGGCAATGGAAGGCATACCTTTTGGCGACGATATTCAACAAGGGGTTATGATAGAAACGCCAGCTGCTGCTATGATAGCAGGTGAGTTAGCGGAAATTGTTGATTTTTTCAGTTTTGGAACTAATGATTTAACACAATATACCTTAGCAGTAGACCGAGGAAATCCTCATATCACTGAATTATACGATTCATTTCATCCGGCAGTGCTTCGTTTGATGGCTGAAGCAACTCAGGATGCGCTTGCTAAAAATGCTTGGGTAGGTGTATGTGGAGAGTTAGGTGGAGATCCTTTAGCGTCATTGTTTTTCCTGGGGATTGGAGTTAAAGAACTTAGTATGAGTGCCATCAATATTCCCAAAGTTAAAGAAATTATTCGCAATACTACAATGGTAGAAGCACGTGAAATTGCGCAAAAAGTGTTGTCTTTAGGAAATGGCAGCGAAATACGTGAATATTTGAAAAAAGTAATAAACCAAAAATAA
- the nagA gene encoding N-acetylglucosamine-6-phosphate deacetylase, whose product MRLIITKEQTGDWSAYYIAKTILEFKPSAENPFTLGIPGGLTPLPMYQRLISFYKDGVIDFEHVHFFSTGDYIGLPEDSAYSFSRFIHEHFFQYLDIPPSRLHFLNGSAKDLKQEALNYEKLIQSFGGIRLWVCGLGDDAHVAFNEPGSSLQSRTRDKELTFETRVANAKFFNGDIDQVPFSAMTIGLGTLLDAQEIIVLAQGHAKAQALALGIEGGVNHMYPVSALQLHPKMTFVADEEAVSELRVRTYRYHKEVEKRSLHPKILIKGLYKAYYALTNARIFNGEKFIENACIIIENDTIKSVEKNLPLDTVITKIDMQGRILTPGYIDLQLNGCGGADVNDDISLDTLKVMYQTCLKHGVTNMAPTLITTSDERMLEAIDLINYLKKPELLGIIAWHFEGPYLSPIKKGVHEQKYIRKPSQEMLDRIIQAGTARKIVTLAPEENTGEDIKKLADAGIIVSMGHTNGTYEEINQKIPFGITMVTHLYNAMRPFDSREPGALGAVLDSKTMYAGIIADGVHCNYASVDIAYKTLGERLFLVSDAVLPAGTDMEFFTFAGRTIAHRDGKCFAEDGTLSGAATMLDQCVRNVVNRVGIPMEHALKMASAIPAKAINLDHQYGYIKPSYKANITVLDDDLFVKGVIENGRYLSMEE is encoded by the coding sequence ATGCGTCTAATTATTACAAAAGAGCAAACTGGTGATTGGTCTGCATATTATATTGCAAAAACAATACTTGAATTCAAGCCTTCTGCAGAAAATCCTTTTACATTAGGTATTCCTGGGGGGTTGACTCCTCTGCCTATGTACCAGCGTTTGATTTCCTTCTACAAGGATGGCGTTATTGATTTTGAGCATGTACACTTTTTCAGTACGGGGGATTATATTGGGCTTCCTGAAGACAGTGCCTATAGTTTTTCAAGGTTTATCCACGAGCATTTTTTTCAATATCTCGATATACCGCCATCTCGCTTGCATTTTCTTAATGGTTCTGCAAAGGATCTTAAACAAGAAGCTCTTAATTATGAGAAATTGATACAATCTTTTGGCGGAATTCGATTGTGGGTATGTGGTTTAGGGGATGATGCGCATGTTGCGTTTAATGAACCCGGTTCTTCTCTGCAGTCCCGTACCCGTGATAAAGAATTGACATTCGAAACCCGAGTAGCTAATGCAAAATTTTTTAACGGCGATATTGATCAAGTTCCATTTTCAGCAATGACGATAGGATTAGGTACACTTTTGGATGCTCAAGAAATTATTGTATTAGCACAGGGGCATGCAAAAGCTCAAGCATTGGCATTGGGCATTGAAGGTGGTGTTAATCATATGTATCCTGTATCGGCGTTGCAGTTGCATCCTAAAATGACGTTTGTAGCCGATGAAGAAGCTGTGTCAGAACTGCGCGTACGTACCTATCGTTATCACAAAGAAGTTGAAAAACGCAGTTTGCATCCTAAGATTTTAATTAAAGGGCTTTATAAAGCGTATTATGCATTGACAAATGCGCGTATTTTCAATGGAGAAAAATTTATTGAAAATGCCTGTATTATTATCGAAAACGATACAATTAAAAGTGTAGAAAAAAATTTGCCCCTTGATACTGTGATTACAAAAATTGATATGCAAGGCCGGATTTTGACACCGGGATATATCGATTTGCAACTGAATGGTTGTGGGGGTGCTGATGTTAATGATGATATTTCACTGGACACACTTAAAGTGATGTATCAAACCTGTCTCAAGCATGGAGTTACGAATATGGCTCCGACATTGATTACTACTTCCGATGAGCGTATGCTTGAAGCAATAGATCTCATTAATTATCTCAAAAAACCTGAACTTTTGGGGATTATTGCCTGGCATTTTGAGGGGCCATATCTGTCGCCGATAAAAAAAGGCGTGCATGAACAAAAATATATACGAAAACCATCTCAGGAAATGTTAGATCGCATTATTCAGGCAGGAACTGCCCGTAAAATTGTTACGTTGGCCCCTGAAGAAAATACCGGAGAAGATATTAAAAAACTAGCCGATGCCGGAATTATTGTGTCTATGGGTCACACAAACGGTACTTATGAAGAAATTAATCAAAAAATTCCGTTCGGTATTACGATGGTTACTCACTTGTATAATGCGATGCGGCCTTTTGATTCGCGTGAACCAGGGGCATTAGGCGCTGTCCTCGACAGTAAGACAATGTATGCGGGCATCATAGCTGATGGGGTGCATTGTAATTATGCATCGGTTGATATTGCTTACAAAACATTGGGAGAACGGCTTTTTTTAGTCAGCGATGCTGTGTTGCCAGCTGGAACAGATATGGAATTTTTTACTTTTGCGGGACGCACGATTGCTCATAGGGATGGGAAATGCTTTGCCGAAGATGGTACACTTTCGGGAGCGGCAACGATGTTGGATCAATGTGTACGGAATGTGGTGAATCGGGTAGGGATACCTATGGAGCATGCACTGAAAATGGCATCTGCCATTCCTGCGAAGGCGATTAATTTGGATCATCAATATGGTTACATCAAACCCAGCTATAAGGCAAATATCACGGTTCTTGATGATGATTTATTTGTAAAAGGGGTAATAGAGAATGGTAGATATCTCAGTATGGAAGAATAA
- the nagB gene encoding glucosamine-6-phosphate deaminase: MNIVIMPNRQRIIIQAAKFLVSAINEFKPSRKNPFVLGLSTGATVLSICGELVCQFEMGKISFEHVVIFTAGEYLGVSEVDKDSYSYRIYHEFFSKVNLPSSQIFTLNGQSADINQECIHYEQLIQQYGGLELFLGSLGENGNLAFNEPGSALLSSTRLKTLNSETIRADARFFHNNTSKVPMQALTIGIKTIYDARKILIVVYGTHKAFAVRQCLEQEISAMHPASFLQLHPQTTFMIDKVAGRKLSLDQTFSEI, from the coding sequence GTGAATATAGTGATTATGCCAAATAGGCAAAGAATTATTATTCAGGCAGCGAAATTTTTGGTTTCTGCAATTAATGAATTCAAGCCTTCACGTAAAAATCCTTTTGTTCTGGGCTTGTCGACTGGGGCTACGGTATTAAGTATTTGTGGAGAATTGGTTTGCCAGTTTGAAATGGGGAAAATTTCTTTTGAGCATGTTGTTATTTTTACTGCTGGTGAATATTTAGGTGTTTCCGAAGTTGATAAGGATTCTTATTCTTATCGTATTTATCATGAATTTTTTTCAAAGGTTAATCTTCCTTCTTCCCAAATATTTACCTTAAACGGCCAATCTGCCGATATTAATCAGGAATGTATACACTACGAACAGCTAATTCAGCAATATGGAGGATTGGAATTGTTTTTGGGGTCGTTGGGCGAAAATGGGAATCTTGCTTTTAATGAGCCAGGTTCTGCATTATTATCTTCTACGCGGTTAAAAACACTCAATAGCGAAACAATACGTGCTGATGCTCGTTTTTTTCATAATAATACTTCCAAAGTACCTATGCAAGCTCTAACTATAGGAATTAAAACCATTTATGATGCGCGAAAAATCCTTATTGTTGTGTATGGTACTCATAAAGCGTTTGCGGTTCGTCAGTGTTTGGAGCAGGAAATTTCTGCAATGCATCCGGCATCATTTTTGCAGCTTCACCCGCAAACCACTTTTATGATCGATAAAGTTGCAGGACGGAAATTATCGCTGGATCAAACATTTTCTGAAATTTGA
- a CDS encoding PTS sugar transporter subunit IIA encodes MFDIFKKKQLEFLSPIDGEVFPLAETPDIAFAQGIMGDGICILPQNNIICMPFDGTIDIFHTLHAIMLMSQGVEALIHVGMNTVELKGQGFKALVSLQGEYKAGTPLLELDINFLKSKTSTLMTPLIIVEKPNKSKLEIIRDSGNVHTGELLMKVTL; translated from the coding sequence ATGTTCGATATTTTCAAAAAAAAACAATTGGAATTTCTCTCCCCAATCGATGGAGAAGTTTTTCCATTGGCAGAAACTCCAGATATTGCATTTGCTCAGGGTATAATGGGCGATGGGATCTGCATTCTGCCGCAAAATAATATTATTTGCATGCCCTTTGACGGTACTATTGATATTTTTCATACTTTACATGCTATTATGCTGATGTCTCAAGGTGTCGAAGCTCTTATTCATGTCGGCATGAATACTGTAGAACTTAAAGGGCAAGGTTTTAAGGCATTGGTTTCGCTCCAAGGAGAATACAAAGCCGGTACGCCTTTATTAGAACTTGATATCAACTTTCTTAAAAGCAAAACTTCCACCCTTATGACACCATTGATTATTGTTGAAAAGCCTAATAAATCAAAACTAGAAATTATCAGAGACTCAGGCAATGTCCATACAGGAGAATTGCTGATGAAGGTAACACTTTAA
- the recG gene encoding ATP-dependent DNA helicase RecG, translating into MKTQTQTHISEYFTARQSYLLSRIGIQYLEDLLEYYPVRYEDRSTISTIADLLLKQIPGTIKATVERHETFFWNNKSQTKVIIKDQSSQAVLVGFNHYGLAKSMPVGNEFYIFGRFEFRYNTIQTSNFEFESVDTAEEQRLTGKILPIYKLTEGLRQKELHKLIRKAFSILRDNIAEPIPHFFIKKRKLYTKFEALHQLHFPEDFPAIEKARQYGAYEEFLFLRTALGLQKSANQNSPKPRQYNSQSILNQLFSNLPFRLTDAQNRVIKEIADDLNSPAPMNRLLQGDVGSGKTTVALASMLIAAENNHQSAFLVPTEVLAFQHYKKIQQITQQLGFECMLLTGSTSAKERVSVLEKLKNGELKLIVGTHALFQEDVYYAGLGLAVIDEQHKFGVEQRRALIDKGSGVDVLLMSATPIPRTMSLALHGDLGISVIDELPKDRQQIKTIIVNASDYKKVFELLKQEIYAGRQAFVVCPLIEESESLNKVQSAEETAAYFSETLKQYKIGLVHGRMSQEEKDAVMKDFAEKKIDILTATTVIEVGIDIPNATIMIIENAERFGLAQLHQLRGRVGRSQHQSYCIAINRSNEESNERLEIFENTLDGFAIAEADLQLRGAGEILGTRQTGDPIFKLADLSRDSKILSAAVQDAALILEKDPALEHPHHAYMKKTIL; encoded by the coding sequence TTGAAAACACAGACTCAAACTCATATATCAGAATATTTTACAGCACGCCAGTCCTATTTGCTTAGCCGGATAGGAATCCAGTATTTGGAAGACCTACTTGAATACTATCCTGTCCGTTATGAGGATCGTTCCACTATATCTACGATTGCCGATCTGCTTCTGAAACAAATACCGGGTACTATCAAAGCAACTGTTGAACGCCATGAAACTTTTTTTTGGAATAACAAATCTCAAACAAAAGTTATTATTAAAGATCAATCGTCCCAAGCCGTATTAGTAGGCTTTAATCACTACGGTTTAGCCAAGAGTATGCCTGTTGGCAATGAATTTTATATTTTTGGGCGCTTTGAATTTCGCTATAATACGATTCAGACAAGTAATTTTGAGTTTGAATCTGTAGACACAGCCGAGGAACAACGGTTAACAGGCAAAATTTTGCCAATCTACAAGCTTACAGAAGGTCTTCGCCAAAAAGAGCTTCATAAACTGATACGCAAAGCATTCTCAATACTCCGTGATAACATTGCCGAACCAATCCCACATTTTTTCATAAAAAAAAGAAAACTTTATACTAAATTCGAAGCGCTTCATCAACTACATTTCCCTGAAGATTTCCCCGCTATCGAAAAAGCACGCCAATATGGAGCTTATGAAGAATTTTTATTTCTGCGGACAGCACTGGGATTACAAAAATCAGCTAATCAAAATTCTCCTAAACCTCGACAATATAACTCTCAAAGCATTTTAAATCAACTTTTTTCTAATCTGCCATTCCGACTCACCGATGCTCAGAATAGAGTCATTAAAGAAATAGCAGACGATCTTAATTCCCCAGCACCCATGAACCGCTTGCTCCAAGGGGACGTAGGCTCGGGAAAAACTACTGTTGCCTTAGCTAGCATGCTTATAGCAGCTGAAAATAACCACCAAAGCGCATTTCTGGTACCGACAGAAGTTCTTGCTTTTCAACATTATAAAAAAATTCAACAAATTACGCAGCAACTCGGCTTTGAATGCATGTTGCTTACGGGAAGCACGTCTGCTAAGGAACGTGTTTCTGTTTTAGAAAAACTGAAAAATGGGGAATTAAAATTAATTGTAGGTACGCATGCACTATTTCAAGAAGACGTATATTATGCAGGTCTTGGGTTGGCTGTTATCGACGAACAACATAAATTCGGTGTGGAACAACGGCGCGCTTTAATCGATAAAGGTAGTGGAGTTGATGTCCTACTGATGTCTGCAACTCCCATTCCACGTACAATGAGTTTGGCTTTACATGGGGATTTGGGTATTTCCGTCATTGACGAACTGCCCAAAGACCGGCAGCAAATTAAAACTATCATTGTGAATGCTTCGGATTATAAGAAAGTTTTCGAGTTACTAAAACAGGAAATCTACGCAGGACGTCAAGCATTTGTTGTTTGTCCGCTAATCGAGGAAAGCGAGTCACTTAATAAAGTCCAATCTGCCGAAGAAACAGCTGCTTATTTCTCCGAAACACTCAAACAATACAAAATAGGACTAGTACATGGTCGAATGAGCCAGGAAGAAAAAGACGCTGTAATGAAAGATTTCGCCGAAAAAAAAATCGATATCCTAACGGCAACAACCGTTATTGAAGTAGGAATAGACATTCCTAATGCAACAATAATGATCATCGAAAACGCAGAACGTTTTGGATTGGCTCAGTTACATCAGCTGCGTGGCAGAGTTGGGCGCAGTCAACACCAATCATACTGTATTGCCATTAACCGCAGCAACGAAGAGTCGAATGAGAGGCTTGAAATTTTCGAAAATACGCTGGACGGTTTTGCTATTGCAGAAGCCGACCTTCAACTGCGGGGAGCTGGCGAAATTTTAGGTACCCGCCAAACCGGAGATCCGATCTTCAAACTTGCCGATCTAAGCAGAGATAGTAAAATTCTTAGTGCTGCCGTTCAGGATGCAGCCCTTATACTGGAAAAAGATCCTGCATTAGAACATCCTCATCATGCTTATATGAAAAAAACAATTTTATAA
- a CDS encoding flagellin N-terminal helical domain-containing protein, producing MIINNNISSIFANRQLTIVDGKLSKDMEQLSSGLRINKAGDDASGLAVSEKMRTQIRGLNQAMRNIQDATSFIQTTEGYLQEITNSLQRVRELSVQGANGIYTDEDRGYLNVEIGLVVDEIDRVAQTAQFNTLHMLDGRFAQATVPQEGEGANPAITGAGILFQIGPNQDNNVRTYISQLSAKGLGLRDNDGNVTIGTTTADQANSSIGLIDKALRETTSQRTELGAYQNRFESLYQGLYIAFENTTAAESRIRDTNMAKAVSELVKNQILTQSTVSMLAQANLKPQMLLTLLQ from the coding sequence ATGATTATTAATAATAATATTAGTTCAATTTTTGCCAATAGGCAGCTTACAATTGTTGATGGCAAACTGTCGAAAGATATGGAACAACTTTCTTCAGGTTTGCGGATCAACAAAGCCGGTGATGATGCTTCGGGTCTTGCTGTTTCCGAAAAAATGCGCACACAGATCCGTGGTTTGAACCAGGCTATGCGTAATATACAGGATGCGACGTCCTTTATCCAGACCACCGAAGGCTACCTTCAAGAAATTACTAACTCGCTGCAACGGGTGCGTGAACTCTCTGTACAAGGTGCCAACGGTATCTATACGGATGAAGACCGAGGATATTTGAATGTAGAGATTGGGTTGGTAGTTGATGAAATCGACCGCGTAGCCCAGACAGCTCAATTTAATACGCTTCATATGCTTGATGGCAGATTTGCACAAGCCACCGTCCCTCAAGAAGGAGAAGGTGCTAATCCTGCGATAACCGGTGCAGGAATTTTGTTCCAAATAGGCCCAAACCAAGACAATAACGTGCGAACGTATATTAGTCAGCTCAGTGCGAAAGGGTTGGGTCTCCGTGACAATGACGGTAATGTCACTATCGGAACCACAACGGCTGATCAGGCCAATTCTTCGATAGGTCTTATTGACAAGGCTCTTCGGGAAACCACCAGCCAGCGAACCGAACTCGGTGCTTACCAGAACAGGTTTGAAAGCTTGTATCAGGGTTTGTATATTGCCTTTGAAAATACGACAGCAGCTGAATCCCGTATCCGCGACACCAATATGGCTAAAGCAGTGAGCGAATTGGTGAAAAACCAAATTCTCACGCAAAGTACGGTATCGATGCTGGCGCAGGCTAATCTCAAACCTCAAATGCTTCTAACCTTGCTTCAATAA
- a CDS encoding flagellin N-terminal helical domain-containing protein, whose amino-acid sequence MIINNNISAIFGNRQLALDNAMLNKNMEKLSSGFRINRAGDDASGLAVSEKMRTQIRGLNQALRNTQDGVSFIQTTEGYLQEVTNALQRIRELAIQGANGIYSDEDRGYIQVEVEQMVDEINRVGSQAQFNGLKMLTGLFAKPTADSTPPSEMYLHLGANMDERVQVYIATMNSFSLGLQNEATNEIVSVSTQDQANLTIGMIDQALRRVNSQRADLGGYQNRLESASRSIMVGAENLQAAESRIRDTDMARESSMLAKNQVLTQAAIAMLAQANQQPQAVLQLLR is encoded by the coding sequence ATGATCATTAACAACAACATTAGCGCTATCTTCGGCAACAGACAGTTGGCCTTAGACAATGCCATGTTGAACAAAAATATGGAGAAACTTTCTTCAGGTTTTCGTATCAACAGAGCTGGCGACGATGCTTCTGGTTTGGCAGTGTCCGAGAAGATGCGTACTCAGATTCGCGGTTTGAATCAGGCTTTACGAAACACTCAGGATGGTGTTTCGTTTATCCAGACTACCGAAGGATATCTGCAGGAAGTTACCAATGCTTTGCAACGGATCCGTGAATTGGCTATCCAAGGTGCTAACGGGATTTATTCTGATGAAGACCGAGGATATATCCAAGTAGAAGTCGAGCAGATGGTGGACGAAATCAATCGTGTTGGTTCTCAAGCTCAGTTCAATGGTTTGAAAATGTTGACAGGCTTGTTTGCAAAGCCCACGGCAGATTCAACTCCTCCTTCGGAAATGTATCTGCATTTGGGTGCAAATATGGATGAGCGTGTTCAAGTGTACATTGCGACAATGAATAGCTTTTCATTAGGCTTGCAAAACGAGGCAACTAATGAAATTGTATCCGTATCAACACAGGATCAAGCAAACTTGACGATTGGCATGATTGATCAGGCTCTCCGCCGAGTAAATTCTCAACGTGCTGATCTAGGAGGCTACCAAAATCGCCTTGAATCTGCATCACGCAGTATTATGGTTGGTGCGGAAAATCTCCAAGCTGCTGAATCTCGTATCCGTGATACAGATATGGCGCGTGAATCCAGTATGCTTGCTAAAAACCAAGTTTTGACTCAAGCGGCTATCGCAATGCTTGCTCAGGCCAACCAGCAGCCGCAAGCAGTCCTGCAGCTTCTTAGGTAA